The following proteins are co-located in the Oceanimonas sp. GK1 genome:
- the cyoE gene encoding heme o synthase: MARSLALPAAGTRVWRDYFALTKPKVVALILLTAVVGMFLTEVLPSPLTVVAATLGIGLMAGGAAAINHVLDRRIDIKMARTHHRPVAQGRVASAPALAFALALSASGLAVLLLLVNALTAWLTLASLLGYAVVYTVWLKRATPQNIVIGGLAGAMPPLLGWTAVSGEFHGHALLLVMIIFTWTPPHFWALAIHRRDDYAKAEIPMLPVTHGIEFTKTCVLLYTLLLTLVCLLPWVVGLSGPAYLLGSLALNLRFVQWAWRLKFRPGPQTALQCFRFSISHLMWLFVLILADHWIDYG; the protein is encoded by the coding sequence ATGGCACGGAGTCTGGCATTACCCGCGGCTGGAACACGAGTCTGGCGGGACTATTTCGCGCTGACCAAGCCCAAGGTGGTGGCACTGATCCTGCTTACCGCCGTGGTCGGCATGTTTCTTACCGAGGTATTGCCGTCCCCCCTGACGGTGGTGGCGGCCACCCTGGGGATCGGGCTGATGGCGGGGGGCGCGGCGGCCATTAATCATGTGCTGGACCGGCGCATTGACATCAAGATGGCGCGCACCCACCACAGGCCGGTGGCCCAGGGGCGGGTGGCCAGCGCGCCGGCACTGGCCTTTGCCTTGGCACTGTCGGCCTCGGGGCTGGCGGTGCTGTTGCTGCTGGTGAATGCCCTCACCGCCTGGCTGACCCTGGCGTCGTTGCTGGGCTACGCCGTGGTGTATACCGTCTGGCTGAAGCGGGCCACGCCGCAGAACATCGTCATTGGTGGCCTGGCCGGCGCCATGCCGCCCTTGCTGGGCTGGACGGCGGTCAGCGGTGAGTTTCATGGTCATGCCCTGTTGCTGGTGATGATCATTTTTACCTGGACGCCGCCCCATTTCTGGGCGCTGGCCATTCACCGGCGGGATGATTACGCCAAGGCGGAGATCCCTATGCTGCCGGTGACCCACGGCATTGAGTTCACCAAAACCTGCGTCTTGCTCTATACCCTGCTGCTGACCCTGGTGTGCCTGCTGCCCTGGGTGGTGGGCCTGTCCGGGCCGGCCTACCTGCTGGGCTCGCTGGCGCTCAACCTGCGCTTTGTGCAGTGGGCCTGGCGGCTCAAGTTTAGACCCGGGCCGCAAACCGCATTACAATGTTTCCGCTTTTCAATCAGTCATCTGATGTGGCTGTTTGTTCTTATTCTGGCGGATCACTGGATAGACTATGGCTAA
- the rraA gene encoding ribonuclease E activity regulator RraA — translation MEYNTSELCDTYIDMVDVVEPMFSTFGGRSSFGGVVTTIKCFESNGLILEAVKQNGVGRVLLIDGGGSLRRALIDAEIAETAAENGWEGIVCYGCVREVDALEDTDIGIQALASIPVSADDSEIGEMEVPVNFGGVTFLPEDHLYADTTGIILSPEALDIE, via the coding sequence ATGGAATACAATACCTCTGAACTGTGCGATACCTACATTGACATGGTCGACGTCGTCGAACCCATGTTTTCCACTTTTGGCGGACGCAGCTCTTTTGGCGGCGTGGTCACCACCATCAAATGCTTTGAGTCCAACGGGCTTATCCTCGAGGCGGTAAAGCAGAACGGCGTGGGCCGGGTATTGCTGATCGACGGCGGCGGCTCTCTGCGCCGGGCGCTGATCGATGCCGAAATCGCCGAAACGGCGGCGGAAAATGGCTGGGAAGGCATTGTCTGCTATGGCTGTGTGCGCGAAGTGGACGCGCTGGAAGACACCGACATCGGCATTCAGGCGCTGGCCTCCATTCCGGTCAGTGCCGACGACAGCGAGATTGGCGAGATGGAAGTGCCGGTGAACTTTGGCGGCGTGACCTTCCTGCCGGAAGACCACCTTTACGCCGACACCACCGGCATTATTCTGTCGCCGGAAGCCCTGGATATCGAATAA
- a CDS encoding SURF1 family protein gives MDALSIGKRGGLLVLTAVMTGLMVFMGMWQLSRADEKRRLLQEWKQRSQIELELKEALAMQSPFGYRLRVGGVFLAGGELFLDNQIEQGRPGYRLIRPLQTPQGLLAVDWGWLPAGEDRRQLPQVEILDDTPVLVSGALVRPWQPPLSLGGGEPDPQSRRIASLAPELLASRWGQPVLPMVLKTDMDTGGWQPVVMGPEKHLGYAVQWFAMTAAIWLAAWWWNGRRE, from the coding sequence ATGGACGCCTTGAGTATAGGTAAACGCGGCGGATTACTGGTGCTGACCGCAGTCATGACCGGCCTGATGGTGTTCATGGGCATGTGGCAGTTGTCTCGGGCCGATGAAAAACGCCGGTTGTTACAGGAGTGGAAGCAGCGCAGCCAGATCGAGCTGGAGTTGAAGGAAGCGCTGGCCATGCAAAGCCCTTTTGGCTACCGGCTGCGGGTGGGTGGCGTCTTTCTGGCCGGGGGCGAGCTGTTTCTCGACAATCAGATTGAACAGGGCCGGCCCGGTTACCGGCTGATCCGCCCGCTGCAGACGCCCCAGGGGTTGCTGGCGGTGGACTGGGGCTGGCTGCCGGCGGGTGAGGATCGCCGGCAGTTGCCGCAGGTTGAAATCCTTGATGACACCCCGGTGTTGGTGAGTGGCGCACTGGTGCGACCCTGGCAGCCGCCCCTGTCCCTGGGCGGTGGAGAGCCGGACCCTCAGTCCCGGCGTATTGCCAGCCTGGCCCCTGAACTGCTGGCCAGCCGCTGGGGGCAGCCGGTACTGCCCATGGTGCTGAAAACCGATATGGATACCGGTGGCTGGCAGCCGGTGGTGATGGGGCCGGAAAAGCACCTGGGCTACGCAGTGCAGTGGTTTGCAATGACCGCCGCCATTTGGCTGGCGGCCTGGTGGTGGAACGGGAGGCGGGAATGA
- a CDS encoding tRNA (cytidine(34)-2'-O)-methyltransferase, which yields MFDIALYEPEIAPNTGNIMRLVRNNGCRLHLIEPLGFSLDEKRLRRAGLDYADYDQIRVHENHAAFVQALAGRRIFACTTKGSRHYHEVNYQPGDVLLFGPETRGLPDEVLADIEPGHRIRIPMQPDSRSLNLSNAVAVISYEAWRQQGFVGARSASG from the coding sequence ATGTTTGACATCGCTCTGTATGAGCCGGAAATCGCCCCCAACACCGGCAACATCATGCGTCTGGTACGCAACAATGGCTGCCGGCTGCATTTGATTGAGCCGCTCGGTTTCAGCCTGGATGAAAAACGCCTGCGCCGGGCGGGGCTGGACTATGCCGATTACGACCAGATTCGCGTTCATGAAAACCATGCCGCCTTTGTACAGGCCTTGGCCGGGCGGCGCATTTTCGCCTGTACCACCAAGGGCAGCCGTCATTATCACGAGGTGAACTACCAGCCCGGCGATGTGCTGTTGTTCGGTCCCGAGACCCGGGGCCTGCCGGACGAGGTACTGGCCGATATCGAGCCTGGCCACCGCATTCGCATTCCCATGCAGCCCGACAGCCGCAGCCTCAACCTGTCCAACGCGGTGGCGGTAATAAGCTATGAGGCCTGGCGCCAGCAGGGCTTTGTCGGTGCCAGGTCGGCTTCGGGTTAA
- the dinF gene encoding MATE family efflux transporter DinF, which produces MNISFFNAERHRRVFALAMPMVLSNITVPLLGLVDTMVIGHLEQAYYLGGVAVGATIISLLFFLLGFLRMSTTGLTAQAFGARDEQRLLSVLVRALLLAWGLALLLLLLQAPIIELAFSLAGASAEVEHYGRQYVSVRIWSAPAALTNLVLLGWLLGNQNARAPMWLLILGNGANIVLDIWFVMGLGWQVKGAAAASVLADYAAALFGAWLVWRTLDRRGLRPAFGFWRETLNGDAFRRLLGLNRDIFMRALCLQLAFVFMTFQGARLGDTVVAANAVLMNFLMFISYGMDGFAYAAEAMVGRAIGRGSRARFRLACALNLFWGALIAVLFTLVFWLAGNSLVERITSIPAVREQAYGFLPWLVAMPLVSCWCFVLDGIFIGATQGRAMRNMMLVSTLGVFFPVWWLSQGLGNHALWLAMLCFMAARGLTLGWAWWQLDGRRAFVPDALPAEKKFHV; this is translated from the coding sequence GTGAATATTTCCTTTTTCAATGCCGAACGGCATCGCCGGGTATTTGCCCTGGCGATGCCCATGGTGCTGTCCAATATCACGGTGCCGTTACTGGGGCTGGTCGATACCATGGTGATCGGCCACCTGGAGCAGGCGTATTATCTGGGCGGCGTGGCGGTGGGCGCGACCATCATCAGCCTGCTGTTCTTTCTGCTGGGCTTTTTGCGCATGTCCACCACCGGACTCACCGCTCAGGCTTTTGGTGCCCGAGACGAGCAGCGCCTGCTGAGCGTACTGGTCCGGGCCCTGCTGCTGGCCTGGGGACTGGCCCTGTTACTGTTGCTGCTGCAAGCTCCGATTATCGAACTGGCCTTCAGCCTGGCCGGGGCCAGCGCCGAGGTGGAACACTATGGCCGCCAGTACGTCAGTGTGCGTATCTGGAGTGCTCCGGCGGCGCTGACCAACCTGGTGCTGCTGGGCTGGCTGCTGGGCAACCAGAACGCCAGGGCGCCCATGTGGCTGCTGATCCTCGGTAACGGTGCCAATATTGTGCTCGATATCTGGTTCGTGATGGGCCTGGGCTGGCAGGTCAAGGGCGCCGCCGCCGCCTCTGTGCTGGCGGACTACGCAGCGGCCTTGTTCGGAGCCTGGCTGGTATGGCGCACTCTTGACCGGCGCGGGCTGCGCCCGGCGTTTGGCTTCTGGCGCGAGACCCTGAACGGTGACGCCTTTCGGCGCCTGCTGGGGCTGAACCGGGACATTTTCATGCGCGCCCTCTGCCTGCAGCTGGCCTTTGTGTTCATGACCTTCCAGGGCGCCCGGCTGGGCGACACCGTAGTGGCGGCCAACGCCGTGCTGATGAACTTTCTGATGTTTATTTCCTACGGCATGGACGGCTTTGCCTATGCTGCCGAAGCCATGGTGGGCAGGGCCATTGGCCGGGGCAGCCGAGCGCGGTTCCGGCTGGCCTGTGCCCTGAATCTGTTCTGGGGCGCCCTGATCGCGGTGTTGTTTACCCTGGTGTTCTGGCTGGCAGGCAACAGCCTTGTCGAGCGGATCACCAGCATTCCTGCCGTGCGCGAGCAGGCTTATGGGTTTCTGCCCTGGCTGGTGGCCATGCCGCTGGTGTCCTGCTGGTGTTTTGTGCTGGACGGCATTTTTATCGGCGCCACCCAGGGGCGGGCCATGCGCAACATGATGCTGGTGTCCACCCTGGGCGTCTTTTTCCCGGTATGGTGGCTGAGTCAGGGCTTGGGTAACCATGCCCTCTGGCTGGCCATGCTCTGCTTTATGGCGGCTCGCGGCCTGACCCTGGGCTGGGCCTGGTGGCAGCTGGATGGCCGCCGTGCCTTTGTTCCCGATGCGCTGCCTGCGGAGAAAAAATTTCATGTTTGA
- a CDS encoding cation diffusion facilitator family transporter has product MMTQPYSRLVTRAAMAATLVAGSLIIAKLIAWFYTGSASMLASLTDSLLDISASLINLMAIRYALVPPDEDHRFGHGKAESLAGLAQSAFISGSAVFLVINGISRLLNAEQVNRPEAGVWVMLFSLALTGALIAYQQYVIRRTQSLAIKADQLHYRSDILLNLAVLLAVVLSWFGWHWADGLFAVLIGGHILHGALKIGYDSAQMLLDRRLPDEEQKRIMESCLAVKGVQGLHDLRTRRSGRTRFIQLHLELEDHLPLVRAHGIADSAERELRRQFPDADIIIHMDPVSVVPFKARLENE; this is encoded by the coding sequence ATCATGACTCAACCCTATTCGCGCCTGGTAACCAGGGCGGCCATGGCGGCCACCCTGGTGGCCGGGTCGCTTATCATCGCCAAACTCATCGCCTGGTTCTACACCGGCTCCGCCAGCATGCTGGCCTCGCTCACCGACTCCCTGCTGGATATCAGCGCCTCGCTGATTAACCTCATGGCCATTCGCTACGCCCTGGTGCCTCCCGATGAGGATCACCGCTTTGGCCATGGCAAGGCGGAGTCCCTTGCCGGCCTGGCCCAATCGGCCTTTATCAGCGGCTCGGCGGTCTTCCTGGTGATCAACGGCATCTCCCGGCTGCTCAATGCGGAGCAGGTCAACCGGCCGGAAGCCGGCGTCTGGGTGATGCTGTTCTCGCTGGCCCTGACCGGCGCGCTGATCGCCTATCAGCAATATGTGATCCGCCGTACCCAGTCTCTGGCCATCAAGGCCGACCAGCTGCACTACCGGAGTGACATACTGCTCAACCTTGCCGTGTTGCTGGCCGTGGTCCTGTCCTGGTTCGGCTGGCACTGGGCCGACGGCCTGTTTGCGGTGCTGATCGGCGGCCATATTCTGCACGGGGCCCTGAAAATCGGCTACGACTCCGCTCAAATGTTGCTCGACAGACGGTTGCCCGATGAAGAGCAAAAGCGCATTATGGAGAGCTGTCTGGCGGTGAAAGGGGTGCAGGGGCTGCATGATCTGCGCACCCGGCGGTCGGGCCGGACCCGCTTCATTCAGCTGCACCTGGAGCTGGAAGATCACCTGCCTCTGGTGCGTGCCCACGGCATTGCCGACAGCGCCGAGCGGGAGCTGCGCCGCCAGTTTCCCGACGCCGATATCATCATCCATATGGATCCGGTGTCCGTGGTGCCTTTCAAGGCCCGGCTCGAAAACGAGTGA
- a CDS encoding cell division protein ZapB, which yields MSFDVLEKLEAKIQTAVDTISLLQMEVDELKEQNGKLGDENQQLRQQHQAWQERLQALLGKIDQVEESV from the coding sequence ATGTCTTTTGATGTACTGGAAAAGCTGGAAGCCAAGATCCAGACCGCGGTGGACACCATCTCTCTGCTGCAGATGGAAGTGGACGAGCTGAAAGAGCAGAATGGCAAGCTGGGCGACGAAAACCAGCAGCTGCGTCAGCAGCACCAGGCCTGGCAGGAGCGCCTGCAGGCACTGCTGGGCAAGATTGACCAGGTAGAAGAAAGCGTCTGA
- a CDS encoding heme A synthase, whose product MQKLCAFAFGLTLVVVVLGAWTRLTDAGLGCPDWPGCYGFHYVPATAGEHALAAERFPDAPLEVTKARNEMIHRYAAGTLGVTILLMALCSLKPAHRRYRLPAFLLLALVMGQAILGMLTVTLNLMPFVVMGHLLGGFTILSLLFWLWCRGRAYSGTRPDGRGLSVLFRLALVALVLQIALGGWTAANYAAMACTELPVCQGDWASQWQWSAFHPHGMPAENYQYGVLSQAERATIHAAHRLWAVVTAVLLLTLAWRLGRRPGLRGWGLAMGVMVLLQLALGVANVVLYLPLWVAVAHNGGAAVLLLILTGTGERLGRHREAIWHGVWHYPRLEHESGGTISR is encoded by the coding sequence ATGCAAAAGCTCTGCGCATTCGCCTTTGGGCTGACCCTGGTGGTGGTGGTGCTGGGCGCCTGGACCCGGCTGACCGACGCCGGCCTGGGCTGCCCCGACTGGCCCGGCTGCTACGGTTTTCATTATGTGCCCGCCACCGCCGGCGAGCATGCCCTGGCCGCCGAGCGCTTTCCCGATGCGCCGCTGGAAGTCACCAAGGCCCGCAATGAAATGATCCACCGTTACGCCGCCGGCACTCTGGGGGTAACCATACTGCTGATGGCGCTGTGCTCCCTTAAACCGGCGCACCGCCGGTACCGGTTGCCCGCCTTTTTGCTGCTGGCGCTGGTAATGGGCCAGGCGATACTGGGCATGCTGACCGTTACCCTCAACCTGATGCCGTTTGTGGTCATGGGCCACCTGCTGGGGGGCTTTACCATACTGTCGCTGCTGTTCTGGCTGTGGTGCCGGGGGCGGGCGTATTCCGGCACACGCCCCGATGGGCGTGGCCTGAGCGTGCTGTTCCGGCTGGCGCTGGTGGCACTGGTACTGCAAATTGCGCTGGGCGGCTGGACCGCCGCCAACTACGCGGCCATGGCCTGTACCGAGCTGCCGGTATGCCAGGGCGACTGGGCCAGCCAGTGGCAGTGGAGCGCTTTTCATCCTCATGGTATGCCGGCCGAGAACTACCAGTACGGTGTGCTGAGCCAGGCGGAGCGGGCCACCATTCATGCCGCTCACCGGCTGTGGGCTGTGGTCACGGCGGTGCTGCTGCTGACGCTGGCCTGGCGGCTGGGCCGACGGCCCGGGCTGCGGGGCTGGGGCCTGGCCATGGGGGTCATGGTATTGCTGCAGCTGGCGCTGGGCGTGGCCAATGTGGTGCTGTACCTGCCGCTGTGGGTGGCGGTGGCCCATAATGGGGGCGCCGCTGTGTTGCTGCTGATTTTAACGGGAACGGGAGAGCGCCTGGGGCGCCACAGGGAGGCAATATGGCACGGAGTCTGGCATTACCCGCGGCTGGAACACGAGTCTGGCGGGACTATTTCGCGCTGA
- the cysE gene encoding serine O-acetyltransferase, translating into MEDGIQSRTWQRIREEAQCMIAEEPMLGSFFYSTILNHDTLKCALSFILANKLESSVMPAISLREIIEVALDEEPAILDMVATDICAVQERDPAVELFSTPLLYLKGFHALQGYRISNWLWRHGRRALATYLQNQISVVFGVDVHPAARIGKGIMFDHATGIVVGETAVIEDDVSILQGVTLGGTGKESGDRHPKIRGGVMIGAGAKILGNIEVGAGAKIGSGSVVLDPVPAHTTVAGVPARVVGRPGSDKPSLDMSQNI; encoded by the coding sequence ATGGAAGACGGCATTCAATCCAGAACCTGGCAGCGCATTCGCGAAGAAGCCCAGTGCATGATCGCGGAAGAGCCCATGCTGGGCAGCTTTTTCTATTCGACCATTCTTAACCACGACACCCTCAAGTGCGCCCTGAGCTTTATTCTTGCCAACAAGCTGGAAAGTTCGGTGATGCCGGCCATTTCCCTGCGGGAGATCATCGAGGTCGCCCTCGACGAGGAGCCCGCCATTCTGGACATGGTGGCCACCGACATTTGTGCCGTGCAGGAGCGGGATCCGGCGGTTGAGCTGTTTTCCACGCCGCTGCTGTATCTCAAGGGGTTTCACGCCCTGCAGGGATACCGGATTTCCAACTGGCTGTGGCGTCATGGCCGGCGCGCCCTGGCCACGTACCTGCAGAACCAGATTTCGGTGGTGTTCGGGGTGGACGTCCACCCGGCGGCGCGCATCGGCAAGGGCATCATGTTTGACCATGCCACCGGCATCGTGGTGGGGGAAACCGCGGTAATCGAGGATGATGTTTCCATTCTGCAGGGCGTCACCCTGGGCGGCACCGGCAAGGAAAGCGGCGATCGCCACCCCAAAATTCGGGGCGGCGTGATGATCGGTGCCGGCGCCAAGATCCTGGGGAACATCGAAGTGGGGGCCGGCGCCAAGATAGGCTCCGGTAGTGTGGTGCTGGATCCGGTGCCGGCCCATACCACGGTGGCCGGGGTGCCGGCCCGGGTGGTGGGACGGCCGGGCTCCGACAAGCCGTCCCTCGACATGAGCCAGAATATCTGA
- a CDS encoding DUF2909 family protein: MRSTMLLKLLIVLLLLLMIGNLMLGLRAILHRQDPALMARYIGRRLWLAAIIVGLLILALATGLLTPNPTP, from the coding sequence ATGCGTTCAACCATGCTGCTCAAACTGCTGATAGTGCTGCTGTTATTGCTGATGATCGGGAACCTGATGCTGGGCTTGCGGGCCATACTGCACCGGCAGGACCCGGCCTTGATGGCCCGTTACATCGGCCGCCGCCTCTGGCTGGCCGCGATCATCGTGGGGCTGCTGATCCTCGCCCTGGCCACCGGCCTGCTGACGCCCAACCCAACACCATAA
- a CDS encoding SCO family protein, whose translation MANTSKLIWLLALTLLVAGTLSGVAWYNNRAGTLTEAVVVYPEPRPLKPMTLTDANGQPFTEQHFQEHWSLVFVGYTFCPDICPTTLSDLARIYPELIRLNDSVQVVFVSADPGRDTPERLKAYTAHFNPAFIAATASHDTLMPAVQQLGLIYGVHERGEQDYLVDHSASIALVNPRGELHASFRPVFDEGSGIPLVDGRLLLQDLEHIMTRWRG comes from the coding sequence ATGGCTAATACGAGCAAGCTGATTTGGTTACTGGCGCTGACCCTGCTGGTGGCGGGCACCCTGAGCGGCGTTGCCTGGTACAACAACCGGGCCGGTACCCTGACCGAGGCGGTGGTGGTCTACCCTGAACCCCGGCCACTCAAGCCCATGACGCTGACCGACGCCAATGGCCAGCCTTTTACCGAGCAGCATTTTCAGGAGCACTGGAGTCTGGTGTTCGTGGGGTATACCTTCTGCCCGGACATCTGCCCTACCACGCTGTCGGATCTGGCCCGCATCTACCCTGAGCTGATCCGGCTGAACGACAGCGTGCAGGTGGTGTTTGTCTCCGCCGACCCTGGCCGGGATACCCCCGAGCGGCTCAAGGCCTACACCGCGCACTTCAACCCGGCCTTTATCGCCGCCACCGCCAGCCACGACACCCTCATGCCGGCGGTGCAGCAACTGGGCCTCATCTACGGCGTGCACGAGCGCGGCGAACAGGATTACCTGGTGGATCACTCCGCCTCCATCGCCCTGGTAAACCCCAGGGGCGAGCTGCACGCCTCGTTCCGCCCGGTGTTTGACGAGGGCAGCGGCATTCCCCTGGTGGACGGCCGGCTGCTGCTGCAGGATCTCGAGCACATCATGACTCGCTGGCGCGGCTGA